GGGGAGGATGGTTCCCGGCTGCCCCCTGCGCGGAGGGCTTCAACGACTCCCGGGCGCCGCCACCGCTTCCTCCTCGTCCTCGTCCGGCCCCCGAGGCCGCTCGAGCGGCCCGGCCAGGGAGCTGTCCGCAGGGGGCTCCGGAGGCGCCGGCCGCGCTGCCTGCAGTGGGGGAGCGTCGCGCGGCGCCTCGCGGCGGGACGACCCAGTGGTGTTgggccccgccgccgccgcccccgcccccgaAGTCCCAGACGGGCCGGTGGCGTTGGAGCCGCCGGGGGGCGGGCCAGCGGCTCCCCCCGAGGTCCCGGCGCCCACCGGCTGCCAGATGAGGCTGTAGTAGACGGCGAGCACGATGGCGGCCAGCGACACGGAGAGCACGTAGGCGAACACGGTGGCGAGCCGGACCCACTTCTTGTTGGTCTTGGCCGCCATCTTCGCCTTCTTGTCCCCGGTGTAGGTGGCCGGCTTGCCCCGCTCGGCCGGGGCCGCGTCGCGCTCCTTCATGGGGGGGCCCCGGCCTTTGCCCCGGTGCTCCACGGCCCCGGCTGGAGGGGGCCTGGCGGCCTGCAAGGACTGGGCAGGGGGCGGCCCGGCGCCCTCGGTTCCCGGCGGCCCCGCGTTCCGCCGCCGCTCCTCACGCTGCCCGCCCGCAGC
This genomic window from Piliocolobus tephrosceles isolate RC106 chromosome 6, ASM277652v3, whole genome shotgun sequence contains:
- the INAFM2 gene encoding putative transmembrane protein INAFM2 → MKERDAAPAERGKPATYTGDKKAKMAAKTNKKWVRLATVFAYVLSVSLAAIVLAVYYSLIWQPVGAGTSGGAAGPPPGGSNATGPSGTSGAGAAAAGPNTTGSSRREAPRDAPPLQAARPAPPEPPADSSLAGPLERPRGPDEDEEEAVAAPGSR